TCTCATCGGCCTGCACGGCATCATCCACCCGGACCTGCAGAAGGGTTCTCTTCTCGGGATTCATGGTGGTTTCCCACAGCTGTTCGGGATTCATTTCTCCCAGACCTTTATAGCGCTGGACAGAAATCCCCTTCTTGCCCACGGAGATCACGAACTGCACCAGGGCGGACATATCCGGAAGTTCCCGGCGGTCGCTTTCCTCTCCGTCCATAGCCACTACCGAATAGGGGGCCTTGCCAATTGTGGAAATCTGGGAAAGAAGCGCCTTGATTTCCGAGAACTTCGGTGCTCGATAGATGGATTTTCCAAAGGAAATCCTTGAAGTCTTTCCATTCTTTCCCAGGCGGAAGAACATTTTATAGCCGCCGTGCTCCTCGTCTGCTTCCACACCCGTTTCCATTACCTCTTCCCCAAGGGAATCCGCGGTCTGGCGAGCCGTTTCCCTCAGAAGCCCTTCATCCTCAAAGTCCTGGATGGACAAAGACGGCCGTTCGGCAAGAGAGAGGATAATCTTTCGATTGCAATCCTCTTTTTCGAACTTCTCCAGAATGGTCTCAACCCGCAGAATCTTTTTGACCAGATTGAGCAGGGAATTGCCGGTGACGGCCTCTTCTTTCCCGTTGGAATAAAGTTTAATCCGCTTGACACCATTCTGGAGGACGAAGTTGTTCATTTCGTCCTCGTTATGAATGTAAAGCTCGTTTTTCTTTTCCGTGATCTTGAAAAGCGGCGGCTGGGCGATATAGAGATATCCCTTTTCCACGAGCTCCCGCATCTGCCGGAAGAAAAAGGTCAGCAGCAGGGTCCGGATATGGGAGCCGTCCACATCGGCATCGGTCATGATGATGACCTTGTGGTAGCGGATCCGGCTGACGTCGTAATCCTCCTCCCCGATCCCTGTACCCAGGGCGGTAATCATGGTCTTGATTTCCTCGTTCTGCAGCATCTTGTCGAAGCGGGCCTTCTCCACATTCAGGACTTTTCCCCGCAGGGGCAGGATGGCCTGATTGCGGCGATCACGCCCCTGCTTGGCGGAACCTCCCGCCGAATCCCCTTCCACGAGATAAATCTCGCTTCGGGCCGGGTCCCGCTCCTGACAGTCCGCCAGCTTTCCGGGCAACGCCCCCACCTCCAGGGCGCTCTTCCGGCGTGTCAGCTCGCGGGCACGCCGGGCCGCTTCTCTAGCCCGCGAGGCATCGAGGCATTTGCTCAGCAGTTGCTTGGCTGTCGCGGGATTTTCCTCCAGATAGCTGCCGATTTTTTCGTAGACGATGCCTTCCACGAGCCCCCGCACTTCGGAGTTTCCCAGCTTGGTCTTGGTCTGACCTTCGAACTGGGGATTGGCAACCTTGACGCTGATGACACAGGCAAGGCCCTCCCGGAGATCTTCCCCCCTCAGGGACTCCTTGCCGGTCTTCAAGAGGCCGCTGTTGACCGCATAGTTATTGAAGACCCGTGTCAAGGCCGCCCGGAAACCGCTCAGATGCGTCCCCCCTTCGGTCGTGTTGATGCTGTTGGCGAAGGAAAAGATATTTTCCGTATAGGTGTCGTTATACTGCAGCGCCACTTCCACGGTGCAGTCCTCCCGCGCCCCGCTGACGAAGATGGGGTCCTTGTGGAGAACTTTTTTATTCCGGTTGATGTACTCAACGAAGGAGACGATGCCGCCTTCGTAAAAGAATTCGCTTTTCCGGTCGTCGCGGTCGTCAATCAACGTAATGAAAATGCCCGAGTTCAGGAATGCCAGCTCTCGCAGGCGATTGGCGAGGATGTCGAAATTGAACTCCAGCTCCTCGAAGATCTCCTCGTCGGGCTTGAAGTAAATCTTGGTTCCCCGGCCCGAAGTCTGACCGGTCACGGCCAAGGGCTTTTCGGGAACGCCGCGGACATAGGACTGCGTGTAAACCTTTCCATCCCGGCGCACATTGAGTTCCAGGGAGCTGGAAAGGGCATTGACGACGGAAACGCCGACCCCGTGAAGCCCACCGGAAATCTTGTAGGTTTCGTTGGAAAACTTTCCCCCGGCGTGGAGCTTGGTCATGACGACCTCGGCGGCGGAGACTCCCGTCTCGTGCATATCCACGGGGATTCCCCGGCCGTTGTCTTCCACCATGATGCTGTTGTCCACCCGGATCTTGACGGTGATTTTATCGCAGTATCCGGCCGCCGCTTCATCGATGCTGTTGTCCACCACTTCATAAACGAGGTGGTGCAGCCCGTCCTTGCCGATACTGCCGATATACATGGCCGGCCTTTTTCTGACGGCTTCCAGACCTTCCAGGATCTTAATGCTTTCAGCGGAATAAGTGTCCGTTGTCATCTTATCTGATCTCTCTTCCATACCGCTTCTCTTTCATACTGCTCTATTAAATGACAGTTTTTTTATTTTATTGATCTCTGAGGATTTTTTTCCTGCCTTAAAGCTTCAGGGGCATGACGACACACAGATAGCGGTCGTTGTTCACCGGGGTAACGATCGTGGGTTTCATGAAGGCGCCGATGCTCATCATCACCTCTTCATCCCGGATCACTTCGATGGCGTCAATGAGGTAATCCACATTGAACCCGACCTGGATATCATCCCCGGAGTAAGCCACTTCCAGTTCGTCATTGGCTTCTCCCACGTCGGGATTGTTTGAATTCATGATGATTTTGTTGGACATCAGGGTCATCACCACCCCGTTGTACTGCTCCGTCGAAATGACTTTCATGCGCCGGAGGGTGTGCAGGAGGAGATCATGATTGAAGATCACCCGGATGCCCTGCTCGCTGGGGATGACTCGTCGATAATCGGGGTATGTTTCATCGATCAGACTCACCTTCAACAGGGTGTTGGCGGTTTTCAGGACGAACATTCCCCGGTCCGATCCGATCTGAATTTCACCCGGCTCGGTATCGATCAGCTTCCGGATCTCTGCGATGCCTTTCCGGGGAAGGATAATGCCTTTTTCAAGAACGAAGGGGGGATTTCCCTCGATCATTGCGTAACTCTTTGCCAGGCGGTGTCCGTCCGTGGCGACGATTCGCAGCACCCTCCCCTGTTCCGTCTGCTCCGTCTCCATGAAGGCCCCGACCAGATTCTTCCGCGTTTCGTCGTTGGAAATAGCGAAGGCCGTCTTGAAGAGCAGTTCTTTCAACAGGGGGGCCTGGACGGGATAGAGGGGAACCTCTTCGTCATAGACGACGGCGGGAAATTCCGCGGCGGAAACGCCGGGAATTCGATAAACCGCCTTCTGACTGGTCAGGGTCACCTGATTGTGATCATCGCAGTGGAAGTGGATTCCTTCTCCCTGAGTTTCCCGGATCATTTCAAAGAGTTTCTTTGCGGAAAGGGTGATTTCACCATCGCTGACAATCTGCGCCTCGTAATTGGCCACCAGGCCGAGTTCGCGGTCCGTGGCCACAATTTTCACCTGGCTGTCTTCCGTTTTGATCAACAGGTTTCCCAGAATGGGCATGGTGCTTTTTTTATCCACGATTCCCAGAGTCTTTTGAACACCATCCAGAAAAACCTGTCTCGAAATATCGAATTCCATGACCTTTCCCCATTCCTTCTTGACTAGTATTTTATTTTTTTATTTTTTGTTTATTTAATTAAAGATAGTTTTAGTAATAAGACCTGTGGATTGCTCTCTCTAAAAATAAATACCTTTAAATTTTAATCCCTTCCCCTGAAAAAAGGTTGTTGATAAGTCCCGGGTTGTCCTGTTAGTTCTTTTTGAGAAGTTGATCCTCGATGTCCTGGAGGAGCGTTTTCAACTTGCTGTCCGTCTCCAACTGTTTACGGATTTTGTTGTTGGCGTAAATGACCGTGGAATGATCCCTTCCCCCGATTTTTTCCCCGATGTCCGGAAAAGAGCTGCCCGTCAGCTTCCGGGCCAGATACATCGTCATCTGTCTTGCCAGGGCGATATTTTTGTTTTTGCTCTGGGATTTGATGTCGGAGATCTTCAGGTTGCACTTGGCGGAAACGGCCTTGAGAATCTCTTCGAAGGTCACTCCATCGTTATCCCGCTGCTTGATGATGTCCTTCAGGACTTCCTTGACCAGGTCCAGATCAATAATTCTTCCCGTCACGGAGGAATAGGCGGCGATCCGGACGAGAAAGCCCTCCAGTTCCCGGATGTTGGACTCCGCGTGGGAAGAGATGTAATAGGCCACATTGGTCGGGATCAGGATGTTGTTTTCCTGGGCCTTTTTTTCCAGGATGGCGATCTTTGTCTCAATTTCCGGCGGCTGGATATCGGCGATCAATCCCCATTCGAACCGGGAACGGAGCCGGCCTTCCAGGTTGGGGATGTCCTTGGGGAACTTGTCGCTGGTGACGACGATCTGCTTTCCGGAATCATGAAGGGTGTTGAAGGTGTGGAAGAATTCTTCCTGGGTTCGTTCCTTTCCGGCGATGAACTGGATATCATCCATGAGCAGGCAGTCGATGTTGCGGAACTTTTCCCGGAACTGCGGCATCTTGTCAAAGCGGATGGAGAGGATCAGCTCATTCATGAATTCTTCCGCGGAAACATAGACCACGTTCATGTCGGGATAAATGGACATGCTCAAAAGCCCGATGGCGTTCAGGAGGTGCGTTTTACCCAGACCAACCCCGCCGTAGATGAACAGGGGGTTGTAATTTTTGGCCGGCTGTTCGGCGACGGCTACGGATGCCGCATGGGCAAACTGGTTGGATGAGCCCACGACGAAGCGCTCGAAACTGTAATTGGGGTTGAGGGTAGGATGCACCTTGGGCCTTCGCGTTTCCTGGGGTTGAACTTCGACGGTTTTTTTCTTCCGTGCCGGACTTGCCGCAGAACGAGGATTTTTTTCCGAGTCCTGCATAATGACAAAATCGACCAAAACCTCTTTTCCCGTTGAGCTGGAGACGGCTTCGGAAATGACCTCCCGGTAATTTTCCGTAAGCCAGTCCTTGAAAAACTTGTTCGGCACCGATAAACTGGCGTGATTGTTCTCGATAGAGGCCACCTTAAGCGGACGAATCCAAGTTTCAAAATTCTGCTGGCTGATTTTTTCCTTAATGATTTTGATACTTTCTTCCCAAATATTCTCCACTTTGTAACACCTATCCACATACTTATCAACAAGTGTTGATAAGTATCGAAAAAATTTACCTGTTATGGGGAAAAGAGATGGTTCTTCGACATTCTCTTTTCCGGAACTTATTTCGGCTGGTTTAGCAGGGCGAGCAGACGGTCCCGTTCCTCAGAGGAAGAATAGCGAATCTCGATTCTTCCTTTTCTTTTTCCTTGTCGGATGAATACCGGAGTCCGGAGCCGAGTGGAGAGGCTTTTTTCAACCTTCTCCAGATGCAGGGCCACCTTGTCCGGAAGTTTCGAACGGGACTGTTCCGGTGGTTTCGCAACAAGTCGTTCCGTTTCCCGCACACTGAGCTTCTTTTTCAGGATGATCTCAAGGGTCCTGAGCCGGTCTTCCCTCTTTTCAAGAGAAAGCAGAGCGCGGGCATGACCGGGGGTAATCCGTTTTTCGATCAGTTCCCTGCGAATCTCTTCCTCGAGTTTCAGCAGCCTCAAGGTGTTGGCGATCGTGGAGCGATCTTTTCCCACCCTTGAAGAGAGTTCCTCCTGGGAAAGTCCGAAAACCTCCATCAGCGTGGAATAAGCCTCGGCTTCTTCCAGGGCGTTCAATGCCGAGCGCTGGAGATTTTCAATCAGCGATAATTCCGCCACTTCCACATCCCGGGCATCCCGGATCAGGATGGGGATTTCCGTGCAGCCGGCCTCTTTGGCGGCCCGCCAGCGGCGTTCGCCGGCGATGATCTCATATCCCTCTTCCCGCGGGCGAACGATCACCGGCTGGAGGAGGCCGTTTTTCCGGATGGATTCCACCAGATTCCGGTGCTCTTCATCGTTAAAATCCTTCCTTGGCTGAAAACGGTTGGGAATCAGCTCCTCCACACTGCAGTGGACGAAAGAGGGGCGTTCGTTCAAGTCGTCAAGGAGATCGGGGAGGATCGCCCCCAATCCCTTGCCTAGAATGTTTTTGGGCGGCATTTAGATCCTCTTGCTGTTCAGGACTTCCTGGGCAAGTTCCATGTAGGAAACCGCCCCTCTGGATTTGATATCGTAGAAAATGATCGGGAGTCCATGACTGGGACTCTCCGAGAGACGGACATTTCGCGGAATCACCGTGTTGAACACGGAACTTCCGAAGTGACTGCGCACATCTTCGCTGACCCGTCGGGAAAGGAGATTCCGCGAATCGAACATGGTCAGCAGGATGCCTCCCAGGGAAAGCAGAGGATTCAACCGGGTCTTGACGAGTTTCAGCGTACTCATGAGCTGCCCGAGCCCTTCCAGAGCAAAATACTCGCACTGAAGGGGAACGATCACAGAGGATGAGGCCACCAGGGCGTTCAAAGTCAAGAACCCGAGAGAAGGAGGACAATCCAGAATAATGAAATCATATTGGGCATCCAGTTCCCGAATCAGCCTTTTGAGCTGTTTTTCCCGCTCCTGGATAGAGATAAATTCAACCTCGATCCCGACCAGATCCTGATTGGCGGCAATGGCGTCAAGATAGGGGACGCACGTCGGCAGAATCACATCCCGCAGCGGGACCTTGGAAATCAGGGCGGAGTACAGGTTTTTTTCGGAAATCTTCTCCCTGTCGATGCCCACACCGCTGCTGGCATTTCCCTGGGCGTCGCAGTCAATGAGCAGGGTTTTTTTTTCAGCCGTTGCCAGGGTCGCGGAGAGGTTAATGGCCGTCGTGGTTTTCCCGACCCCCCCCTTCTGGTTGGCAATGGATATCACTTTTCGCATGAGAGCAAAACCGATTTTAATATTTTTTTAATCTCGAAAGAGGTGCAGACGTTAGCACATAACAAGCTTTTTTAGAAGGAGTATTTTCGTTAATCTTTATAGTAAGTTATGAATAATACTCATGATTTCAAATCGTTGCACCGGCCCTCCGGCTCGGGGAAAGGCAGGGTCTACAACTTCTTGAAGACCAGGATCGCCCGGAAATCTCCCGTTTCAGGAAGGGCCAGGGTGTGCACATCGGCCAGGCAGAGATCCCAGTCCGCAAGGGCTTCCGAAACGTCGGCCAGTTCCTCCCGATATCCGGCCCCTTTCATCGCGAAAATACGACCGGAGGGAGAGACCAGCTCTTTGCCCGCCTGGAGGTACTCCGGAAGTTTCAGGGCAGCCCGGGAAACCACCATCTCGAAGCGGTTCCGGTAGAACTCGTCCTTCAGCAGATCTTCCAACCGTTCCTGAAGGATGGACATTTCCTCCAGCTTCAGGATCCGGCAGAGGGATTTCAGAAACGACACCTTTTTACGGGAAGCCTCCAGAAGGGTGACCTTCAGACCGGGAAGGGAAATTTTCAAGGGAATTCCAGGAAATCCCCCTCCCGTGCCGATGTCGATAAGATGGCCGTCGGGAGCGGGGAGGTAGGGAACCAGCGTCAGGGAATCCAGGAAATGTTTGACGAAAACGTCCGCGGCAGATTCTGTGGAGGCGACCAGGTTGAACCGTGCGTTCCAGAAGTTCAGCTCCCGATAATAAAATCGGAAACTGTTCAACTGCTCCTCCGACAGGAAGACCCCGAAACCGGCGGCCGACTCTCTGAGGAGGCGCATTAAGCGCCCGGATCCGGCGGAATTGAAATCGAAAGAAGAATTTTCCAAGAAGAGTTTCCTGACTACGATTCTCATCGTTTTGAACTTTTCTTTTGAGGAGAAAAGGATTAAGTATTCGCCTTCTCTTTCTATGCAATTGGAGAAGACGTGTCAACTCCAAGCTGAGATACCACGTTGGTTTTTTTCATCAGGTAACAAGGCGGCAGGATCAAGCCTGTCAATCAAGGGAAGGTTTTCTGGAAACATGCGTCTGGCGGCAACTCGGGATCATATCGCGGTTGTTTTGAACCGGCCGAAATATGCCGGAAACATCGGTTCGGCGGCGCGCTGCGCCAAGAACATGGGGATTGAGCGGCTGATTGTGGTGAGCGACCGGGATTACCGGCAGGAGGAGATCCGGCAGATGTCCACCCACCTTGCCGCCGATGTGGTCGATTCGATTGTCTATTGCCGGGATCTGGGCGAAGCCCTTTCCGGATTTTCGTATGTCGTCGGAACGACCGCGCGGCTGGGCCTTGCCCGGGGACCGGTGGTGTCACCCCGGGAAATGGCGGAACAGGCCGTCGAAATATCCCGGGAAAATGACGTGGCTTTGCTTTTCGGGCCGGAGGACACGGGATTGACCAATGAGGATCTACAGTACTGCCAGACCGTTGTTTCCATTCCCACTTCGGAGCGGTTCCGCTCCCTCAATCTTTCCCATGCGGTCATGATCCTCTGTTACGAAATCTCCGTTGCCCAAACGGGAATTCCGGAGCGGTTCACCCCGAAAATGGCCTCCTCCCGGGAACTGGAGGGAATGTACGGGCATATCGGCGCGCTCCTTCAGGAAATCGGTTTTTTGAATCCGGAAAATCCTGAATACTGGATGATGCATATCCGGAGGCTCTTTTCCCGGATACGCCTTTCGGCCAAGGAGGTCCGGATTGTCCGGGGGATCTGTCGGCAACTGTCCTGGTATCTCCACCATAAAAAAGAATGACTTTTCCGTTCTAATTCCTTCCTTTCATGAAATTTGCAATGCCGCATTCCCGGAGAGATGACCCCTTTTCTCCATAAACAACGACGAAATCCCATCTTTTGAAAAGATTTAAGGTCTGATCGGGCTCTTTGATTAAAAATAGCCCTGATTTCCTCGGCAATTTTTGTAATTTGATATTAATTTTTGATATATTGTAGATAAAGACCACACAATAAAGGGGTGGATCGCTGAATATAAAAACATTACAACGGAATTGATTATTTCTTGTTATTTGTTATAACCTTTTATACAGGTTGATCGTTCTTTGGAAAGTTGCCAGCTTTTTTGTTCAATATCTTCCACAGCCCATGTCATGGCTCCCATGAAATGCGCCTGTTGAATTTGATCTATTTCATTTTCTTTTTCCCGCAAAAGTTGAGGCTACAACGATATGACTATGTTTTCAGGGTTTTCAAAGCCAACATTAAGGAGATAAAACAGCATGCTTATTGAGAAATTTTCGGTAAAAGCTCAGGATTACATTGAAAGTGCCTGCCGGCTCGCAGTGAAAAGAGATCACGAGTATGTAACGCCATGGCATATGCTTTCCGTTATGCTGAAACCCAACGATGACCTGACTCGGAACTATCTTTCTCAGACCGAGATGAATCTGGAAGCCCTCGGGGCCAGGGTGGACGGCAAACTGCTCACTCAACCGAAGGGTAAAGAGGGCACTTCTCAGACGCCGATCAACCGCGATTTGGAAAAAGTGTTTATCCTGGCCGAGGAGGAAAGCCAAAGGACAAAGGAAAAATATATCGGCATTCATCATATCGTGCTGGGCATGCTTGCCACGGAGGACATTGCCGAGGCTTTTTTCGACGCAGGAGCGGATCAGCCGGAGCTTGAGGCCCTTCTCAGACAGCCGCAAAGGGGCCGTTTTTCGGGGGGAGACAGCGAATCCGGCGATTTCGAATATCTGGCCAAATATACCCTGGACCTGACGGAGCGAGCCCGGAAAGGGGAACTGGACCCCGTCATCGGCCGGGACCAGGAAGTCCGGTTTGCCATCCAGATTCTCAGCCGCAGACTCAAGAACAACCCCATCATTATCGGTGAACCCGGCGTCGGCAAGACCGCTATCGTTGAAGGCCTCGCCCAGCGCATCATCAGCGGGGATGTCCCGGAGGATTTGAAATCAGCGGCCATCCTATCCCTGGATATGGGGCAGTTGATCGCCGGGGCGAAATACCGGGGAGAATTCGAGGAGCGCTTTAAACGGCTGCTGCAGGAAGTCTCCGATGCCGGCAATGTGATCCTCTTCATCGATGAAATCCATATGCTGATCGGCGCCGGAGGTTCTGAAGGCGCCATGGACGCGGCAAATCTGATCAAACCCGCCCTGTCCAGAGGGGAAATTCGTTGCATTGGTGCGACAACTCTGGAAGAATATAGAAAACACTTTGAGAAGGATGCGGCGCTGATGCGCCGATTCCAGGTTGTGATGGTGGAAGAGCCCAGCCTTGATGAAACCGTTACCATCCTTCGCGGAGTGAAGAAAAAATACGAAGTGCATCACGGTGTCCAGATTCTGGATGCCGCACTCGTTGCGGCAGCGAAACTCTCTAACCGGTATATCACGGACCGTTTTCTTCCGGACAAGGCCGTTGATCTGATCGACCAGGCATCGGCGTCCCTGCGCATCAGTCTTTCGTCAAAGCCTGAGGAAATCGATAAAATCGACCGCCGGATTGTCGATCTGGAAGTTGAATCCCATGCGTTACAGCAGGAAGCGGAGACTGAAAACGAAGAACGTCTCAGCCATCTTCAGAAAGAAATCGAAGAACTCAAGGAATCAAGCCAAAAGCTGACGGAAAGATGGGAGAAGGAAAAGAAGGCCCTTACGGAGGTCCAGAAGGCCAAGAAGACGCTCGAGGAAGCCAACCAGGAAATGGAACAGAAGATCCGGGAAGAGGATTTCTCCCGGGTGGCCGAACTGCAGTACAAGATCATCCCGCAATGCAATAAGATTTTAGAAGAATACGCCGATGTCGATCTTTCCGACAAAGGGTTCCTGCGTCGAACCATCACGGAAGACGACATTGCCGATACCGTTTCCAGGCTGACCAATATTCCGGTCTCCAAGCTCCTCGGTTCCGAAATTGACAAGCTCCTGCACCTCGAGGATCACCTGCGCCAGCGGGTTATCGGCCAGGATCACGTGCTTTCGACCATCGCCAAGGCAATTCGACGTTCCCGGGCCGGCGTGCAGAACCCGAACCGGCCCATCGCTTCCTTTCTCATGCTCGGCCCTACGGGCGTGGGAAAAACAGAGGTCTGTAAAACCCTGGCGGAATTCATGTTTGATGATGAACGTTCCCTTGTCAGGATTGACATGAGCGAGTTCATGGAAAAGCATTCCGTGGCCCGACTGGTCGGAGCCCCTCCGGGCTACGTCGGTTACGAAGAGGGGGGCATCCTGACCAACACCATCCGCCGCAAGCCCTACAGTGTGATTCTTTTTGATGAAGTGGAAAAAGGACATGCGGATGTCTTCAATCTCTTCCTTCAGCTGCTGGATGACGGACGCCTGACGGACAGTCATGGTCAGACGGTGAATTTTTCAAACACCGTGGTGCTGATGACCTCCAACCTTGGTTCGGAAAGTATCCGGCCCGCCGAAACGGAGGAAGAAATCCAGGAGATGAATGCCCAGATCATGAAGGCCGTCCGGTCGCATTTCCGTCCGGAATTCATCAACCGTCTCGATGATATTCTCGTCTTCAAGCAATTGACCCTGGAGGGGATGAAGATCATCGCCGACATACAGCTCAAACGTCTTGCAAAATTGTTGAAAGACAAGGATATTCAGTTACAGGTCAAGGACGAGGTCCTGACGCTTCTGGCCGAACTCGGCTTTAATCCCCTCATGGGCGCGAGGCCCTTGAACAGGGTCATCCAGACGCGCCTCCAGGATCCTCTGGCCGAGGACATCATTGCGGGAAACATCAAGCCGGGGGACACCGTTACTGTTTCCGTGGCGGAGAATTCGTTTGTCCTCGGGGTGAACGAACCTGAAGAATAGTTCGAATAGGCCTTGAGTCTCAGGGTGCTCCTTATGTACCTTTTGCTGAAGATTTGCGGAATCGATGTTTTTTGGGATGGAGTGGATGTTCATTAGCAGATGAAGGTGGATGATTCTATGGATTTGCTCCCTTGGATGACCGGATCTGTCCGGAACTTCTTTTCGGTGGATAACTGGCCGTATCTTCTCGCTGCCGTTGCTGTCCTGGGTGTTTTGATCCTTGCTGCGCTCCTGGTTTATTATTTGATCAGGAAACGCCGGAAAGCCCGCGGGGAAAACAAGCCGGCGGAATCTGACATCGGAAAAACAGCGGCAAAGAAGGCGATCCCCCCTTCAAGCCTTGCCAGGATATGGAAAGATTTTCTCAAGGAGATCCCCTGGTCGATCAGGCCGAACATCCTGGCCTACGAGCACTTCATTGTCTTCGGTGAAGCCGGTTCCGGCAAAAGCGCCCTGATTGACAATTATACGGACTGGCAGGGGCGTGCGCGACAGTTCTATCCCAGCTACACGACAAATCCGCTTTTGCAGATCTATCTCGGCTCAAAGGTTCTGATTCAGGAGATTCCGGCTGCTCTCCTGGACGATACATCGGAGGATGTCCGCCGCGCTCTGCTTAAACTGTGGAAACCACTTTTTCGGAGACATGATCCGACCGTCGTCATTGTCTTGAACGGAGCGGAGTTTCAGACGGATGATCCGGAATATCTGGAATATCTGAAGCAAAAGGCGCAGATGATCCGGGGAAAAATCAATCTGCTCGGGAATATCCGGAAAAAGCCGGTCAAGGTGCGCATCGTCCTGACCTTGATGGACCAGATCGAGGGGTTTTCCGAATTTTCCCAATTTCTTACCGGGAACGACATTCCCTTGAAACTCGAGTTCCGCTCAAAAACCGATTTTCAAGACATTTCCGAACGCCCTGATGCGCTTGAGGAAAAGAAAATAGCGGAAGACCGTTCAAAAACGAATATCAAGGATCTTTCCGGATGCCTGGATCCGTACGAGGAACATCTTACCCGCGCCCTTCTCTCCCTTCCCGCGGACCAGTATCTGAAGGCGATCACCTTCATGCGACAGGGGCCGAAACTCTTTCAGGATCTGTCCGTATTCATCAAATTCCTTCAAAACCCTGATCCATTGTCCCTGGAACCGGAAGTGACGCAGTTCTATCTGACTTCGCAGGTCGAGGGAGAACCCTCGGTGTTGAATCCCTTTGCCCCTTCGCTGACCGCCCGGGAAATCAAGAAAATCGATCCTTATTTCAAACACCGCGTTGCCGCCGCTGCCATAGGGTTTGCGGGACTTGCTTTTTTGGGCGCCGCATATTTCCATGGACGAAGCCTGGTTGTCGA
This region of Syntrophus gentianae genomic DNA includes:
- the rsmG gene encoding 16S rRNA (guanine(527)-N(7))-methyltransferase RsmG, whose product is MENSSFDFNSAGSGRLMRLLRESAAGFGVFLSEEQLNSFRFYYRELNFWNARFNLVASTESAADVFVKHFLDSLTLVPYLPAPDGHLIDIGTGGGFPGIPLKISLPGLKVTLLEASRKKVSFLKSLCRILKLEEMSILQERLEDLLKDEFYRNRFEMVVSRAALKLPEYLQAGKELVSPSGRIFAMKGAGYREELADVSEALADWDLCLADVHTLALPETGDFRAILVFKKL
- the dnaA gene encoding chromosomal replication initiator protein DnaA, translating into MENIWEESIKIIKEKISQQNFETWIRPLKVASIENNHASLSVPNKFFKDWLTENYREVISEAVSSSTGKEVLVDFVIMQDSEKNPRSAASPARKKKTVEVQPQETRRPKVHPTLNPNYSFERFVVGSSNQFAHAASVAVAEQPAKNYNPLFIYGGVGLGKTHLLNAIGLLSMSIYPDMNVVYVSAEEFMNELILSIRFDKMPQFREKFRNIDCLLMDDIQFIAGKERTQEEFFHTFNTLHDSGKQIVVTSDKFPKDIPNLEGRLRSRFEWGLIADIQPPEIETKIAILEKKAQENNILIPTNVAYYISSHAESNIRELEGFLVRIAAYSSVTGRIIDLDLVKEVLKDIIKQRDNDGVTFEEILKAVSAKCNLKISDIKSQSKNKNIALARQMTMYLARKLTGSSFPDIGEKIGGRDHSTVIYANNKIRKQLETDSKLKTLLQDIEDQLLKKN
- a CDS encoding ParB/RepB/Spo0J family partition protein yields the protein MPPKNILGKGLGAILPDLLDDLNERPSFVHCSVEELIPNRFQPRKDFNDEEHRNLVESIRKNGLLQPVIVRPREEGYEIIAGERRWRAAKEAGCTEIPILIRDARDVEVAELSLIENLQRSALNALEEAEAYSTLMEVFGLSQEELSSRVGKDRSTIANTLRLLKLEEEIRRELIEKRITPGHARALLSLEKREDRLRTLEIILKKKLSVRETERLVAKPPEQSRSKLPDKVALHLEKVEKSLSTRLRTPVFIRQGKRKGRIEIRYSSSEERDRLLALLNQPK
- the dnaN gene encoding DNA polymerase III subunit beta, which translates into the protein MEFDISRQVFLDGVQKTLGIVDKKSTMPILGNLLIKTEDSQVKIVATDRELGLVANYEAQIVSDGEITLSAKKLFEMIRETQGEGIHFHCDDHNQVTLTSQKAVYRIPGVSAAEFPAVVYDEEVPLYPVQAPLLKELLFKTAFAISNDETRKNLVGAFMETEQTEQGRVLRIVATDGHRLAKSYAMIEGNPPFVLEKGIILPRKGIAEIRKLIDTEPGEIQIGSDRGMFVLKTANTLLKVSLIDETYPDYRRVIPSEQGIRVIFNHDLLLHTLRRMKVISTEQYNGVVMTLMSNKIIMNSNNPDVGEANDELEVAYSGDDIQVGFNVDYLIDAIEVIRDEEVMMSIGAFMKPTIVTPVNNDRYLCVVMPLKL
- the gyrB gene encoding DNA topoisomerase (ATP-hydrolyzing) subunit B, producing the protein MEERSDKMTTDTYSAESIKILEGLEAVRKRPAMYIGSIGKDGLHHLVYEVVDNSIDEAAAGYCDKITVKIRVDNSIMVEDNGRGIPVDMHETGVSAAEVVMTKLHAGGKFSNETYKISGGLHGVGVSVVNALSSSLELNVRRDGKVYTQSYVRGVPEKPLAVTGQTSGRGTKIYFKPDEEIFEELEFNFDILANRLRELAFLNSGIFITLIDDRDDRKSEFFYEGGIVSFVEYINRNKKVLHKDPIFVSGAREDCTVEVALQYNDTYTENIFSFANSINTTEGGTHLSGFRAALTRVFNNYAVNSGLLKTGKESLRGEDLREGLACVISVKVANPQFEGQTKTKLGNSEVRGLVEGIVYEKIGSYLEENPATAKQLLSKCLDASRAREAARRARELTRRKSALEVGALPGKLADCQERDPARSEIYLVEGDSAGGSAKQGRDRRNQAILPLRGKVLNVEKARFDKMLQNEEIKTMITALGTGIGEEDYDVSRIRYHKVIIMTDADVDGSHIRTLLLTFFFRQMRELVEKGYLYIAQPPLFKITEKKNELYIHNEDEMNNFVLQNGVKRIKLYSNGKEEAVTGNSLLNLVKKILRVETILEKFEKEDCNRKIILSLAERPSLSIQDFEDEGLLRETARQTADSLGEEVMETGVEADEEHGGYKMFFRLGKNGKTSRISFGKSIYRAPKFSEIKALLSQISTIGKAPYSVVAMDGEESDRRELPDMSALVQFVISVGKKGISVQRYKGLGEMNPEQLWETTMNPEKRTLLQVRVDDAVQADEIFTTLMGDQVEPRRDFIYKNALYVSNLDV
- a CDS encoding ParA family protein, with the protein product MRKVISIANQKGGVGKTTTAINLSATLATAEKKTLLIDCDAQGNASSGVGIDREKISEKNLYSALISKVPLRDVILPTCVPYLDAIAANQDLVGIEVEFISIQEREKQLKRLIRELDAQYDFIILDCPPSLGFLTLNALVASSSVIVPLQCEYFALEGLGQLMSTLKLVKTRLNPLLSLGGILLTMFDSRNLLSRRVSEDVRSHFGSSVFNTVIPRNVRLSESPSHGLPIIFYDIKSRGAVSYMELAQEVLNSKRI